A single window of Carassius gibelio isolate Cgi1373 ecotype wild population from Czech Republic chromosome A19, carGib1.2-hapl.c, whole genome shotgun sequence DNA harbors:
- the LOC127935528 gene encoding gap junction beta-4 protein, with protein sequence MNWMSLQVLLGGVSQYSTVFGRVWLSVVFVCRVLVFVVAIQQVWSDEQKDFICNTAQPGCTNVCYDHYFPISHIRIWALQIIFVTCPSLMVVAHVKYREMKNEKYTNVHKGEHLYANPGKKRGGLWYTYILSLVFKAGFDACFLYILYHIYHFDMPRVVKCTEEPCPNKVDCYISRPTEKKIFTFFMVVTSSLCIFMCICEMFYLITKKIRKCLLKQHQRLLQHDYKRVDPTASSNQNLSNFKKAKVTGGEKDSEPA encoded by the coding sequence ATGAACTGGATGTCCTTACAGGTCCTGCTTGGCGGGGTTAGCCAGTACTCCACTGTATTTGGGCGTGTCTGGCTATCGGTGGTGTTTGTGTGTCGTGTCCTGGTGTTTGTGGTGGCCATTCAGCAGGTGTGGAGTGATGAACAGAAAGATTTCATCTGCAACACCGCCCAGCCGGGTTGTACTAATGTCTGCTATGACCATTATTTCCCCATCTCCCACATCCGTATTTGGGCTCTCCAGATCATTTTTGTCACTTGCCCGTCTCTCATGGTGGTGGCTCATGTCAAGTATCGTGAAATGAAGAATGAGAAGTACACCAATGTCCACAAGGGTGAACACCTGTATGCCAACCCAGGAAAGAAGCGCGGAGGGCTATGGTACACCTACATACTCAGCCTGGTGTTCAAAGCTGGCTTTGATGCATGTTTCCTCTATATTCTGTACCACATTTATCATTTTGACATGCCAAGAGTTGTCAAATGCACTGAGGAACCTTGCCCAAATAAAGTTGACTGCTACATCTCCCGTCCTACAGAAAAGAAAATCTTCACCTTCTTTATGGTGGTCACTTCATCGCTCTGCATCTTCATGTGTATCTGCGAGATGTTCTATCTGATTACCAAGAAAATTCGCAAGTGCCTGCTTAAACAGCATCAACGCCTTTTACAGCATGATTACAAAAGGGTGGATCCAACGGCTTCATCCAACCAGAATCTCAGCAACTTTAAAAAGGCAAAGGTCACAGGAGGAGAGAAAGATTCAGAACCGGCATAG
- the LOC127935527 gene encoding peflin, producing MSYRYGQGYQGPGGNAPQHQPPPGAPYGGGPAGGQYGSPYGGAPPGQQYGGGAPYGSYGQPGPRAPSGGGQAPGGPYGGYGQPQGGPYSQQAPAGNIPPGVNPEAYQWFCTVDTDRSGYINAKELKQALMNSNNTSFNDETCMMMLNMFDKTKTGRVDVIGFSALWMFLQQWRSVFQQFDRDRSGSINSNEMHQALSQMGYNLSPQFIQELVNRFSARGVNGVLQLDRFIQVCTQLQSMTQAFREKDTGMTGNVRLSYEDFLSGAVTRLV from the exons ATGAGTTATCGATACGGACAG ggTTATCAGGGGCCAGGGGGTAATGCTCCCCAGCACCAGCCGCCTCCAGGGGCACCGTATGGAGGTGGTCCCGCTGGTGGACAGTATGGTTCACCTTATGGCGGTGCCCCTCCAGGGCAGCAGTATGGTGGAGGAGCTCCATACGGGTCTTATGGTCAACCTGGTCCAAGAGCGCCGTCCGGTGGGGGCCAAGCTCCAGGTGGTCCTTACGGAGGTTATGGACAACCCCAGGGTGGACCGTACAGTCAGCAGGCACCTGCAG GTAACATTCCTCCCGGTGTGAACCCTGAGGCCTACCAGTGGTTTTGTACTGTGGATACAGATCGTAGTGGCTACATTAACGCAAAAGAACTGAAGCAAGCACTCATGAATTCCAACAACACCTCTTTCAATGACGAAACCTGCATGATGATGCTCA ATATGTTTGACAAGACCAAAACCGGACGTGTAGATGTAATTGGTTTCTCTGCACTGTGGATGTTTCTGCAGCAGTGGAGGTCAGTGTTCCAACAGTTCGACCGCGACCGATCTGGATCAATTAACAGCAATGAGATGCAccagg CATTATCTCAGATGGGCTACAATCTGAGTCCTCAGTTCATTCAGGAACTGGTGAATCGTTTCTCTGCTCGTGGTGTGAATGGGGTTCTCCAGCTGGACCGCTTCATTCAGGTGTGCACGCAGCTTCAGAGCATGACCCAAGCATTCCGTGAGAAAGACACAGGCATGACTGGCAATGTGAGGTTGAGCTACGAAGACTTCCTTTCTGGTGCCGTTACCAGACTGGTGTAA
- the LOC127934916 gene encoding small integral membrane protein 12, with the protein MWPVIWTAARTYAPYVTFPVAFVVGAVGYHLEWFIRGTPNAPGEERGIAEQREDRKLEELTGQDSTQVLSLKDKLEFTPRAVLERNRPEKS; encoded by the coding sequence ATGTGGCCAGTAATCTGGACTGCAGCGCGCACTTATGCGCCCTATGTGACCTTCCCAGTGGCCTTTGTGGTGGGAGCTGTTGGATACCACCTTGAGTGGTTTATTCGGGGAACTCCTAATGCCCCAGGAGAAGAGAGGGGCATTGCGGAGCAACGGGAGGATAGGAAATTAGAGGAACTGACCGGTCAGGACAGCACACAGGTCCTCAGCCTGAAGGACAAACTGGAATTCACACCAAGGGCAGTGCTGGAAAGAAACCGACCGGAGAAGAGCTAA
- the LOC127934918 gene encoding gap junction alpha-6 protein, giving the protein MSRADWGFLEHLLEEGQEYSTGVGRVWLTVLFLFRMLVLGTAVESAWDDEQSDFVCNTKQPGCESVCYDKAFPISHFRFFVLQVIFVSAPTIFYFGYVALRTRNAKRSEGKPDEEGRTQRHSKTNEFKLEVIKEEEEVSNEKEIEKNHKPQVPSKLKGKLLCAYATSLVLKILIEIGFIVGLWILYGFVIKAKYECERFPCPHTVDCFVSRPTEKTIFTIYTQVIAAVSVLLNVVELLHLLQLAVTHRLERRYQCEEEINKLIRATSSRKAPARAQIPSFEGKKHLFLPVAHDGYPTSGLDWDKRDPPLTEDMLPSYTKCMSNVKSAITKNNLHKKHHRTEDKRRHYV; this is encoded by the coding sequence ATGTCCAGAGCTGACTGGGGTTTTCTGGAGCACCTGCTAGAGGAAGGTCAGGAGTACTCGACTGGCGTGGGGCGAGTGTGGCTAACCGTGCTCTTCCTCTTCCGCATGCTTGTGCTTGGCACAGCGGTCGAATCTGCATGGGACGACGAACAGTCTGACTTTGTCTGCAACACCAAACAGCCTGGCTGTGAGTCCGTCTGTTATGACAAGGCCTTTCCCATCTCCCACTTCCGTTTCTTCGTTCTGCAAGTCATCTTCGTCTCAGCACCAACCATTTTCTACTTTGGCTACGTGGCCCTGAGGACTAGAAATGCAAAGAGGTCAGAAGGTAAGCCAGATGAGGAAGGGAGAACACAGAGACATAGTAAAACCAACGAGTTTAAGCTGGAGGTAAtaaaggaggaagaggaagtgagCAACGAGAAGGAAATAGAGAAAAATCACAAACCTCAAGTCCCTTCAAAGCTCAAAGGGAAACTGCTGTGTGCTTATGCGACCAGCCTTGTGCTAAAGATTCTCATAGAGATTGGCTTCATTGTGGGTCTATGGATCCTTTATGGGTTCGTTATCAAGGCCAAGTACGAGTGCGAGAGGTTTCCCTGTCCTCACACGGTGGACTGTTTTGTCTCCCGACCCACAGAAAAAACAATCTTCACCATATACACGCAGGTCATTGCCGCAGTCTCTGTTCTCCTCAACGTTGTGGAGCTTCTCCATCTGCTTCAGCTAGCTGTAACCCATCGACTAGAGAGGAGATATCAATGCGAGGAGGAGATTAATAAACTTATTAGAGCGACTTCTTCTAGAAAAGCACCAGCTAGAGCTCAAATACCATCatttgaggggaaaaaacatCTCTTTCTTCCTGTGGCGCATGACGGCTACCCTACATCAGGGTTAGACTGGGATAAAAGAGATCCTCCTTTAACAGAGGACATGCTCCCTAGCTACACAAAGTGCATGAGCAATGTGAAATCTGCCATAACTAAAAACAATCTTCATAAAAAACATCACAGGACTGAAGATAAACGGAGACATTATGTATGA